One genomic window of Deltaproteobacteria bacterium includes the following:
- the fdhD gene encoding formate dehydrogenase accessory sulfurtransferase FdhD, with protein sequence MADQHPLEPLIQVEIVKVTPEGRRVESDVVATEVPVTIMDGAVEIATLMCTPENLDDLARGFLYTSGLLARPEDFLDCEIDPGQWVARVRLARSVDPSQLASRAFTTGCGKGVLFGSPLELAGHEPLPSGFTVAAPRIQDLANWFRRYSDLHHATGGVHTVALSLDGAEPGLIRDDVGRHNGMDKVVGRALRDALDLTATILITSGRISSEIVHKARRAGIPVLVSLGAPTHQAVLQARELNVTLVGFARQARFSIFSAPERIR encoded by the coding sequence ATGGCTGATCAGCATCCCCTGGAGCCACTCATCCAGGTCGAAATCGTCAAGGTCACGCCTGAAGGGCGGCGCGTCGAGTCCGACGTGGTCGCCACGGAAGTTCCGGTGACCATCATGGACGGCGCGGTGGAAATCGCGACCCTGATGTGCACGCCGGAAAATTTGGACGATCTGGCGCGGGGTTTCTTGTATACTTCGGGGTTGCTGGCCCGCCCCGAGGATTTTTTGGATTGTGAAATCGACCCTGGGCAGTGGGTGGCGCGGGTTCGCCTCGCGCGGAGCGTGGACCCGAGTCAGCTGGCCAGTCGGGCTTTCACCACGGGCTGTGGCAAGGGCGTGCTTTTTGGAAGCCCCCTGGAGCTGGCCGGGCATGAGCCGCTGCCCTCGGGGTTTACCGTGGCCGCGCCACGCATCCAGGATTTGGCCAACTGGTTTCGTCGTTATTCGGATTTGCATCACGCCACGGGAGGGGTACACACCGTGGCCTTGAGCCTGGATGGAGCCGAGCCGGGCCTGATTCGGGACGATGTCGGCCGCCACAACGGCATGGACAAAGTCGTGGGGCGGGCGCTGCGCGACGCTTTGGATTTGACCGCGACCATCCTGATTACCTCGGGACGGATTTCCTCGGAAATCGTGCACAAGGCGCGTCGGGCCGGAATTCCGGTTTTGGTGTCCCTGGGCGCGCCCACGCATCAGGCCGTGTTGCAGGCCCGGGAGCTTAACGTGACCCTGGTCGGCTTTGCCCGTCAGGCTCGTTTTTCCATTTTTTCCGCGCCCGAGCGGATCAGGTGA
- a CDS encoding rhodanese-like domain-containing protein: protein MSRKEVLVFLARLFVVAVLFLPACSRRDPNVLEPTAALELIASRRGHPDFVLVDVRTLGEFRAGHIEGARLIDFHGADFLQKMAELDRESTVFLYCRSGNRSAKARRELREMGFVTTYDLAGGVIAWSETGLPLVRAAP from the coding sequence ATGTCTCGGAAGGAAGTTCTGGTGTTTTTGGCGCGTCTTTTCGTGGTTGCAGTGCTGTTTTTGCCCGCGTGCTCGCGGCGCGATCCCAACGTTCTGGAGCCGACCGCCGCTCTGGAGTTGATCGCGTCGCGGCGGGGACACCCGGATTTTGTCCTCGTTGACGTGCGCACCCTGGGTGAGTTTCGCGCCGGGCATATCGAGGGCGCGCGTTTGATCGACTTCCACGGGGCGGACTTTTTGCAAAAAATGGCCGAGCTGGACCGCGAGTCCACGGTTTTTCTGTATTGCCGTAGTGGTAATCGCAGCGCCAAGGCCAGGAGGGAGCTTCGTGAGATGGGCTTTGTCACGACGTATGACCTGGCCGGTGGCGTTATCGCCTGGAGCGAGACTGGGTTGCCCTTGGTTCGGGCGGCGCCGTGA
- a CDS encoding heterodisulfide reductase subunit B codes for MNKIAYYPGCSGQGTSEEYDRSSRAICKALGIDLVDIPDWSCCGSTPAHTVNHVLSAALSARNLALVEGMGLDTVTTPCPSCLTNLRTAAHKMENPEFRAKVNALLDVPCTKTIEAQSVLQILTENVDMTLIKSRVVKPLTGIKIACYYGCIMNRPPELMRFDHHENPMAMDNIMTALGAEVVPYPLKVECCGASFGIARGDIVARLSGKLLDAGRRLGADAFVTACPLCQMNLDMRQGQINDALHENFKIPVFYYTQLLGYALGLDRADLGFEKLCVDPRLALGRIKQPAQAS; via the coding sequence ATGAATAAAATTGCCTATTATCCGGGCTGCTCCGGCCAGGGCACTTCCGAGGAATACGACCGCTCCTCGCGGGCGATCTGCAAGGCCCTCGGCATCGATCTGGTGGATATCCCGGATTGGAGCTGTTGCGGCTCCACGCCCGCGCACACGGTCAACCATGTTCTGTCCGCGGCCCTGTCCGCCCGCAATCTGGCCCTGGTGGAGGGCATGGGTTTGGACACGGTGACCACGCCCTGTCCGAGCTGCCTGACCAATCTGCGCACGGCGGCTCACAAGATGGAGAATCCCGAGTTCCGCGCCAAGGTCAACGCCCTGCTCGACGTGCCCTGCACGAAGACGATCGAGGCGCAGTCCGTGCTGCAGATCCTCACCGAGAACGTGGACATGACGTTGATCAAGTCCAGGGTCGTCAAACCCCTGACCGGGATCAAAATTGCCTGTTATTACGGCTGCATCATGAACCGTCCGCCGGAGCTTATGCGTTTTGACCATCACGAGAATCCCATGGCCATGGACAACATCATGACCGCCCTTGGCGCCGAGGTCGTGCCGTACCCGCTCAAGGTGGAATGTTGTGGGGCGTCCTTCGGCATCGCGAGGGGCGATATCGTGGCCCGGCTTTCGGGCAAACTGCTGGACGCCGGCCGCCGGCTGGGGGCGGATGCGTTCGTGACGGCCTGTCCCTTGTGTCAGATGAATCTGGACATGCGCCAGGGCCAAATCAACGACGCCTTGCACGAAAATTTCAAGATTCCGGTTTTCTACTACACGCAGTTGCTGGGCTACGCCCTGGGACTGGACCGCGCGGACCTGGGATTTGAAAAACTGTGTGTGGATCCGCGACTGGCCCTGGGCAGGATCAAACAACCGGCGCAGGCCAGCTAG
- a CDS encoding DUF3482 domain-containing protein codes for MNLPVFAVIGHPNEGKSSVVATLAENDSIRISPTPGETMVSTAYPVLVDGQPVITFVDTPGFQNPLQTLGWMRKYEGPDEELLPRFLKEFENDPGLAHERELLRPVAEGAGVIYVLDASRPVRRVDLAEMEILRRTGRPRMAVLNCKTGEEAFLEEWKVELRKHFNIVRTFNALRATFAERVRLLESLRALEQDWEKSLDRIVDAFTRDWFRRNRECAALVCDFLGRVLVLSESATLGEGENRARLESALAAKLKERLRSEESRLHGHVCALFRHEATLFDLPEHSVLHQDLFGRTTWRVLGLNRAQLVTAATAAGAATGVAVDLATLGTSLGVFAAVGGAITGLAALFKGEKLARHKIMGLELGQRTVRVGPVGTVQWMFILLDRFLLHYWYVIRWAHALRDHGELSTEVLAEREKLELNIPWDRPTRKLCADYFQARQEGDDARLVGLEQELRRFIEDELKRLSFL; via the coding sequence ATGAATCTCCCCGTGTTCGCCGTCATCGGTCATCCCAACGAAGGCAAATCCTCGGTGGTGGCCACGCTGGCCGAGAACGACAGTATCCGGATCAGTCCCACTCCGGGAGAAACCATGGTCAGCACCGCCTACCCGGTTCTGGTGGATGGTCAGCCCGTCATCACCTTCGTCGATACGCCTGGTTTCCAGAATCCGTTGCAAACCCTTGGGTGGATGCGCAAGTACGAGGGCCCCGACGAGGAGCTGCTGCCACGGTTTTTGAAGGAGTTCGAGAACGATCCGGGCCTGGCTCACGAGCGCGAGCTCCTGCGTCCCGTGGCCGAGGGCGCCGGCGTGATCTATGTGCTCGATGCCTCGCGCCCGGTTCGACGGGTGGATCTGGCCGAGATGGAGATTTTGCGCCGGACGGGACGGCCACGCATGGCTGTTCTGAACTGCAAGACCGGCGAGGAAGCTTTTTTGGAAGAATGGAAAGTGGAGCTGCGCAAGCATTTCAACATCGTCCGGACGTTCAACGCGCTGCGGGCGACTTTCGCCGAGCGCGTCCGGCTTCTCGAAAGTCTGCGCGCCCTGGAGCAGGACTGGGAAAAGTCCCTGGACAGGATCGTGGACGCCTTTACCCGCGACTGGTTCCGGCGCAACCGGGAGTGCGCCGCCCTGGTCTGTGATTTTTTGGGGCGGGTGTTGGTTCTGTCCGAAAGCGCCACCCTGGGCGAGGGCGAAAACCGGGCAAGGCTGGAAAGCGCCCTGGCCGCAAAGCTCAAGGAGCGTCTCCGGTCCGAGGAATCCCGGCTGCATGGTCATGTTTGCGCCCTGTTTCGGCACGAGGCAACGCTTTTTGACCTGCCCGAGCACTCGGTGTTGCATCAGGATTTGTTTGGCCGGACCACCTGGCGGGTCCTGGGGCTGAACCGGGCCCAGCTGGTCACGGCGGCCACGGCCGCTGGCGCGGCCACGGGCGTGGCCGTGGATCTGGCGACCCTGGGCACCAGCCTGGGCGTGTTCGCGGCCGTGGGCGGAGCCATCACGGGTTTGGCCGCCCTGTTCAAGGGGGAGAAACTGGCCCGGCACAAGATCATGGGCCTGGAACTGGGGCAGCGGACCGTGCGGGTCGGCCCGGTCGGCACGGTGCAGTGGATGTTCATTCTGCTGGACCGGTTTCTGCTCCATTACTGGTATGTGATCCGCTGGGCCCATGCCCTGCGGGACCACGGCGAACTGTCCACCGAGGTGCTGGCCGAGCGCGAAAAGCTAGAATTGAACATCCCGTGGGATCGCCCGACCCGCAAACTGTGCGCGGATTATTTTCAAGCCAGACAGGAAGGGGACGATGCGCGTCTGGTTGGCTTGGAACAGGAACTGCGGCGTTTTATCGAGGACGAGCTGAAGCGGCTTTCCTTTCTGTGA
- a CDS encoding 4Fe-4S dicluster domain-containing protein, with product MSQLDDLKAAIKDRLGELDCVIGWEQGYDALHATPLFIRSEADLDRLIIGPLAVHNLSTYLPGLKGKKVGIVVKGCDSRSVIELLNEKLINRDDVVIFGLCCDGVVSQRKIRAALSADPGFVESVTVGADDLKITVAGQNATLKLADVKADKCLTCQHPDAVLSDVLIGAKHGAPALASLACQDEFEAKSDAEKFAFWQETMSRCIRCYACRNACPMCVCRDYCIATSRDPLWVSQENSPTENMMFQMIHVSHLAGRCTECGECERACPVDIPLMLLRRYMNKQVKDVFEHQAGTALDQTPPLFTFKVEEERIHERGW from the coding sequence ATGTCCCAATTGGACGATCTGAAAGCAGCCATCAAGGACCGCCTTGGCGAGCTGGATTGCGTCATCGGCTGGGAGCAGGGCTACGATGCCCTACATGCCACGCCGCTGTTCATCCGCTCCGAGGCAGATCTGGACCGGCTGATCATCGGCCCCCTGGCCGTACATAACCTGTCCACCTATCTACCTGGACTCAAAGGTAAAAAAGTGGGCATTGTGGTCAAGGGCTGCGACAGCCGCAGCGTTATCGAACTTTTGAATGAAAAATTGATCAACCGGGACGACGTGGTCATTTTTGGCCTGTGTTGCGACGGCGTGGTCAGTCAGCGTAAAATCCGGGCGGCTCTTTCCGCCGATCCAGGCTTTGTCGAATCCGTGACCGTTGGCGCCGACGATCTGAAAATCACCGTCGCTGGTCAGAACGCGACCCTCAAACTGGCCGACGTCAAGGCGGACAAATGCCTGACCTGCCAGCATCCCGACGCAGTGCTTTCCGACGTCCTGATCGGCGCCAAGCACGGGGCTCCGGCCTTGGCCAGTCTGGCCTGCCAGGATGAATTCGAGGCCAAGTCCGACGCCGAAAAATTCGCGTTCTGGCAGGAGACCATGAGTCGGTGCATCCGGTGCTATGCATGCCGCAACGCCTGTCCCATGTGTGTCTGTCGGGATTATTGCATCGCCACCAGCCGCGATCCGCTTTGGGTCAGTCAGGAAAATTCCCCGACCGAAAACATGATGTTCCAGATGATCCATGTGTCCCATCTGGCTGGTCGGTGCACGGAGTGTGGCGAGTGCGAACGGGCCTGTCCCGTGGACATCCCGTTGATGCTGCTGCGGCGTTACATGAACAAGCAGGTCAAGGATGTTTTCGAGCATCAGGCCGGAACGGCCCTGGATCAGACACCGCCGCTCTTTACCTTCAAGGTCGAGGAAGAGCGCATCCACGAGCGAGGCTGGTAA
- a CDS encoding DUF2868 domain-containing protein, which produces MKTTLRLPDYLDLEWFLRQDGDIPPREVAERDRAIGLRVPSPEAVNLGLWLAARRQTDLGPLPSNLFRSARTVAGWGLGLVGFLAGVSLAQVLLAYSGQAPINVSVFLLAAVAPQTLLCLVSCLFLLIRRPVPGPAGSVFFLIWRGLARHAAPGDASARLEGLIRGSGRYGRMLLLEGLRLSHLAGVAFAAGALLCLLVAVVATDLAFGWQSTLRTGAAGVHDLVMILSWPWSMAPDSWNLAPGLEQIEGSRIVLKDGIAALANADLVAWWPFLSMCLLVYALFPRVGLLLVAHLGLSRLERRFIHPDQARIEDRMRAPVLGLRAPAQVGPSVPLPLRAHEQVEPPAPSSQTGEVGCAVLVPEELADRIPKPDLERLAERVCGYPETRIMTVELDADGARLAAQACAGLTWVGGFERVVLLVEAWQPPIRESLLAVADLGRDNPSGRSVFVALTGRPRGGVWLTPPSDTERRVWTEALARLAPIRITVFPVEAE; this is translated from the coding sequence ATGAAGACAACATTGCGCCTGCCCGATTACTTGGACTTGGAATGGTTTTTGAGACAGGACGGCGACATCCCGCCACGGGAAGTCGCCGAACGGGATCGGGCCATTGGCTTGCGGGTGCCTTCCCCCGAGGCCGTCAACCTTGGTTTGTGGTTGGCCGCGCGGCGCCAGACGGATTTAGGCCCCCTGCCCTCGAACCTGTTTCGTTCGGCTCGGACCGTGGCGGGGTGGGGGCTTGGCTTGGTGGGATTTTTGGCCGGGGTTTCCCTGGCCCAGGTTCTGCTGGCGTACTCCGGACAGGCCCCGATCAATGTGTCCGTGTTTCTGCTCGCGGCCGTGGCTCCGCAAACCCTGCTGTGTCTGGTGTCCTGTCTGTTTTTGCTTATCCGCCGCCCCGTTCCCGGTCCAGCGGGGTCGGTTTTTTTCCTGATTTGGCGTGGGTTGGCGCGTCATGCCGCCCCTGGCGATGCCAGCGCGCGCCTGGAGGGTCTGATCCGGGGTTCCGGGCGCTATGGTCGGATGCTGCTTCTGGAAGGCCTGCGCTTGTCGCATCTGGCCGGGGTCGCCTTCGCGGCTGGCGCGTTGCTCTGCCTCCTGGTGGCGGTCGTGGCCACGGACTTGGCTTTTGGCTGGCAATCAACCTTGCGGACGGGCGCCGCCGGCGTGCACGATCTGGTCATGATTTTGTCCTGGCCGTGGTCCATGGCGCCGGACTCCTGGAACCTGGCCCCTGGTTTGGAGCAGATCGAGGGCAGCCGTATCGTGCTCAAGGATGGGATCGCGGCCCTGGCCAATGCCGATTTGGTGGCATGGTGGCCCTTTTTGTCCATGTGTCTGCTGGTCTACGCGTTGTTCCCGCGCGTGGGACTGCTGCTGGTCGCGCATCTGGGTCTTTCACGGTTGGAGCGTCGTTTTATCCATCCCGATCAGGCCCGTATCGAGGACCGCATGCGCGCGCCGGTTCTCGGGCTGCGCGCGCCGGCTCAAGTCGGACCATCCGTGCCCCTGCCCCTGCGCGCCCATGAACAGGTTGAGCCGCCGGCTCCTTCCAGCCAGACAGGCGAGGTCGGGTGCGCTGTCCTGGTGCCCGAGGAATTGGCCGACCGTATTCCGAAACCGGATCTGGAACGCCTCGCGGAGCGCGTTTGCGGCTATCCGGAGACCAGGATCATGACCGTGGAACTCGACGCGGACGGGGCCCGGCTGGCGGCCCAAGCCTGCGCCGGCCTGACCTGGGTCGGCGGTTTTGAGCGCGTGGTGCTCCTGGTCGAGGCTTGGCAACCCCCGATTCGCGAATCCCTTCTGGCCGTGGCCGACCTGGGTCGGGACAATCCTTCCGGACGGAGTGTTTTCGTGGCCCTGACTGGCCGCCCCCGCGGCGGGGTCTGGCTGACCCCGCCCTCGGACACGGAGCGGCGGGTCTGGACCGAGGCCTTGGCCCGCTTGGCGCCAATCCGGATCACCGTGTTTCCCGTGGAGGCAGAATGA
- a CDS encoding heterodisulfide reductase subunit C: MQIFDLATADLDFIAEVEARSHQNVKNCYQCGNCTAGCPYNFAYDYSVSQIMRLIQTGQKEAVLKSRSLWLCGSCQSCTTRCPNNIDVATIMDVCRHMAREQGYATERNVKLFSDAFLHSVEKHGRAYELGLMTEYMTRSGRVFTDVDLAPTVLMRGKLPFKPHPIQGREQVTRIFERFRKGGINE; the protein is encoded by the coding sequence ATGCAAATCTTTGATCTTGCTACTGCCGACCTTGATTTCATCGCCGAGGTCGAAGCCCGCAGCCATCAGAACGTCAAAAACTGCTACCAGTGCGGCAACTGTACGGCCGGATGTCCGTACAATTTCGCCTACGATTATTCGGTCAGCCAGATCATGCGCTTGATCCAGACCGGACAGAAGGAAGCAGTGCTCAAGAGTCGTTCCCTGTGGCTGTGTGGGTCCTGTCAATCCTGTACCACGCGGTGTCCGAACAACATCGACGTGGCCACCATCATGGATGTATGCCGGCACATGGCGCGGGAACAGGGCTACGCCACGGAGCGCAACGTCAAGTTGTTTTCCGACGCGTTCCTGCATTCCGTCGAGAAGCATGGCCGGGCTTACGAATTGGGGCTCATGACCGAGTACATGACCCGTTCGGGTCGGGTTTTTACCGATGTCGACCTGGCGCCGACGGTGCTCATGCGCGGCAAGCTGCCGTTCAAGCCGCATCCCATCCAGGGGCGGGAACAAGTGACACGCATTTTCGAGCGGTTCCGTAAAGGAGGCATCAATGAATAA
- a CDS encoding amphi-Trp domain-containing protein yields MSEKNKLVDIEETRLAYMAGVLLKEIADGLSRREFILETADGPLAVTVPKDVDVEYSVEQKNKGGERKTKLEVEISWKTSDAATKDDD; encoded by the coding sequence ATGTCCGAAAAAAACAAACTGGTGGATATCGAGGAGACCCGTCTGGCCTACATGGCCGGAGTCTTGCTCAAGGAAATCGCCGATGGGCTGTCCCGGCGGGAATTCATCCTCGAAACAGCCGACGGCCCGCTGGCCGTGACCGTGCCCAAGGACGTGGACGTCGAGTACAGCGTCGAGCAAAAAAACAAGGGCGGCGAACGCAAAACCAAGCTGGAAGTTGAAATCAGCTGGAAAACATCCGATGCGGCCACGAAGGACGACGACTGA
- a CDS encoding CoB--CoM heterodisulfide reductase iron-sulfur subunit A family protein has protein sequence MRIGVFICHCGSNIAATVDCPSVAATALTYPDVVFSTDTMYACSEPGQDAIIQAVKEKNLDGVVVASCSPRMHEPTFRRAVERAGLNRYMFEMANIREHVSWIGKTKDLNTGKAAELVRMAVEKLRRDRPLLAKRFETTKRVLVIGGGVAGIQAALDCADGGLEVIMVEREQSIGGKMAKLDKTFPTVDCSSCVLGPKMVDVAQNPNITLYACSEIESVGGYVGNFQVTIRKKATYVDWNKCTGCGLCTEKCPSRKHPDTFNENLCNAPSINIPFPQAIPKKAAINPETCLMLTKGKCGLCAKVCPTKCIDFEQKDELINVDVGAVVVATGYDLFDWHKYPQYGEGRYPDVITSLQYERLLSASGPTGGHIKRPSDGKEPKNVVFIQCVGSRDKSVGRPYCSGFCCMYTAKQTILTKDHLPDSQSYVFYMDIRSPGKMYDEFVRRAMEEYGAQYVRGRVSMIYPKDDKLIVRGADTLIGTQVEVPADLVVLAVGVEAAHGAVQLGEKLRVAPDQYGFFVESHPKLKPVETNTAGVFLAGACQGPKDIPASVGQGSAAAAKALVLLSKKELESDPAVSRVNPARCVGCGKCAQTCPFGAIKMVEDRFGNPKAEVIDTVCQGCGICTVTCPQGAIQLEHFTDNQILAEVNALCPPKILANCE, from the coding sequence ATGCGAATTGGTGTTTTTATCTGCCACTGTGGCAGCAATATTGCCGCAACCGTGGACTGTCCGAGTGTCGCGGCCACGGCCCTGACCTATCCCGACGTGGTTTTTTCCACGGACACGATGTACGCCTGCTCCGAACCGGGTCAGGACGCCATCATTCAGGCCGTCAAGGAAAAGAACCTTGATGGCGTGGTTGTCGCCTCGTGTTCGCCGCGCATGCACGAGCCGACTTTTCGCCGTGCCGTGGAGCGGGCAGGGCTGAATCGCTACATGTTCGAAATGGCCAACATCCGGGAGCATGTATCCTGGATCGGCAAGACCAAGGACCTGAACACGGGCAAGGCCGCCGAACTGGTGCGCATGGCCGTGGAAAAATTGCGCCGCGACCGTCCACTGCTTGCCAAGCGTTTCGAGACAACCAAGCGCGTGCTGGTCATTGGCGGCGGCGTGGCCGGCATCCAGGCCGCCCTGGACTGCGCCGATGGCGGCCTGGAAGTGATCATGGTCGAGCGCGAGCAGAGCATCGGCGGCAAGATGGCCAAACTGGACAAGACCTTTCCCACCGTGGACTGTTCGTCCTGCGTTTTGGGCCCGAAGATGGTCGACGTGGCCCAGAATCCGAACATTACCCTGTACGCCTGTTCCGAGATTGAATCCGTCGGCGGCTACGTGGGTAATTTCCAGGTCACCATCCGCAAAAAAGCGACGTATGTGGACTGGAACAAATGCACGGGCTGCGGTCTGTGCACGGAAAAATGCCCCAGCCGCAAGCACCCGGATACGTTCAACGAAAATTTGTGCAACGCCCCATCCATCAACATTCCGTTCCCCCAGGCCATCCCCAAGAAGGCGGCCATCAACCCCGAGACATGTTTGATGCTGACCAAGGGCAAATGCGGGCTTTGCGCCAAGGTCTGCCCGACCAAGTGCATCGACTTCGAGCAAAAGGACGAGCTCATCAACGTGGATGTCGGCGCCGTGGTCGTGGCCACCGGGTACGATCTTTTTGATTGGCACAAGTATCCGCAGTACGGCGAAGGCCGCTATCCGGACGTGATCACGTCGTTGCAGTACGAGCGTCTGCTTTCGGCTTCCGGCCCCACGGGCGGACACATCAAGCGTCCTTCCGACGGCAAGGAGCCCAAGAACGTGGTCTTTATCCAGTGCGTGGGCTCGCGCGACAAGTCCGTGGGCCGTCCGTACTGTTCGGGGTTCTGCTGCATGTACACGGCCAAGCAGACCATTTTGACCAAGGACCACCTTCCGGATTCCCAGTCCTATGTTTTCTACATGGACATCCGCTCCCCCGGAAAGATGTACGACGAGTTCGTGCGCCGGGCCATGGAAGAGTACGGCGCCCAGTACGTGCGTGGTCGCGTGTCCATGATCTACCCCAAGGATGACAAGCTCATCGTGCGCGGCGCGGACACCCTCATCGGCACCCAGGTCGAGGTCCCGGCCGATCTGGTCGTGTTGGCCGTGGGCGTGGAAGCGGCCCATGGCGCGGTGCAGCTCGGTGAAAAGCTGCGCGTGGCCCCGGATCAGTATGGGTTCTTCGTGGAAAGCCATCCCAAGCTCAAACCCGTGGAAACCAACACCGCCGGCGTGTTTCTGGCTGGAGCCTGTCAGGGCCCCAAGGACATTCCGGCTTCCGTCGGCCAGGGCAGCGCCGCCGCGGCAAAAGCCCTGGTTCTTCTCTCCAAGAAAGAACTGGAATCCGATCCGGCCGTGTCCAGAGTTAATCCGGCCCGGTGCGTGGGTTGCGGCAAATGCGCCCAGACCTGCCCCTTTGGAGCCATCAAGATGGTCGAGGACCGCTTCGGCAACCCCAAGGCCGAGGTCATCGACACGGTTTGCCAGGGTTGTGGCATCTGCACCGTGACCTGCCCGCAGGGCGCGATCCAGCTTGAACATTTCACCGATAACCAGATCCTCGCGGAGGTGAACGCCTTATGCCCGCCCAAGATTCTCGCGAACTGCGAATAG
- a CDS encoding hydrogenase iron-sulfur subunit → MPAQDSRELRIVGFLCNWCSYGGADTAGVGRFIQPTDLRVIRVPCSGRIDPLFVVRALMNGADGVLVSGCHPRDCHYSEGNYYARRRLELLKRFLPITGIDERRFEYTWVSASEGQRWQHVVTEFTRRIHELGPAPLFNPVSEADWNALALKASQGLGCSCHG, encoded by the coding sequence ATGCCCGCCCAAGATTCTCGCGAACTGCGAATAGTTGGTTTTTTGTGTAACTGGTGCTCGTACGGCGGCGCGGATACGGCGGGCGTTGGGCGCTTCATTCAGCCCACGGATCTGCGCGTCATCCGCGTACCCTGTTCGGGCCGTATCGATCCGTTGTTCGTGGTCCGCGCGCTTATGAACGGGGCCGACGGCGTGCTCGTGTCCGGCTGCCATCCCCGTGACTGCCATTATTCCGAAGGCAATTACTATGCCCGGCGGCGGCTGGAACTCCTGAAGCGCTTTTTGCCCATCACCGGGATCGATGAACGGCGCTTTGAGTACACCTGGGTTTCGGCCTCGGAAGGCCAGCGCTGGCAGCACGTGGTCACGGAATTCACCCGACGCATCCATGAGCTTGGCCCGGCGCCGCTGTTCAACCCCGTGTCCGAGGCGGACTGGAACGCCCTGGCGCTCAAGGCCAGCCAGGGACTGGGCTGTTCGTGTCACGGTTAG
- a CDS encoding PilZ domain-containing protein: MANGFEKRRTPRIPHRAIIRYCSGNDDEYRPGRMINHNATGMYLELNYPPPKLGEELQIEVLETPPDSSHSPEDETGAVTARYFAKVIWKKNLPISSQAEYGVGLNCLVPPQDD; the protein is encoded by the coding sequence ATGGCCAACGGCTTTGAAAAACGACGTACCCCGCGCATCCCGCATCGGGCCATCATCAGATATTGTTCTGGAAACGACGACGAATACCGTCCAGGTCGCATGATCAACCACAACGCCACGGGCATGTACCTGGAACTCAACTACCCACCGCCAAAACTCGGTGAAGAGCTCCAAATCGAGGTCCTGGAAACGCCACCGGACTCATCCCACTCTCCCGAGGACGAAACCGGCGCCGTCACGGCCCGCTATTTCGCCAAGGTCATCTGGAAAAAGAATCTGCCCATTTCGTCCCAGGCGGAATACGGCGTGGGTCTCAACTGCCTGGTCCCGCCCCAGGACGACTAA